A stretch of Thermococcus bergensis DNA encodes these proteins:
- a CDS encoding CBS domain-containing protein has translation MVAELTRGYALLPGVITSATTSFLTARFILKGSSVYTLKLERRGLHVKTGHPVILETIPVGEIMTTKPVFVYKWNTLKYVEELVAETGHDCFPVVDEQMNVLGIVGIKDFLNLSHRIKALPIERFLRKEYGVGYLNETAQDAFEKLMKHDQNLLPIIESPENKRLIGVVTKRDIYKAYYRALKEMYIEE, from the coding sequence ATGGTAGCAGAGCTCACCAGAGGATACGCTCTTCTTCCCGGAGTTATAACCTCCGCAACAACGAGCTTTTTAACAGCCAGGTTTATTCTCAAGGGCTCCTCGGTATATACTCTCAAGCTCGAGCGGAGAGGACTTCACGTAAAAACCGGCCATCCCGTTATTTTAGAGACTATCCCCGTTGGTGAAATCATGACCACAAAGCCGGTCTTTGTTTACAAGTGGAATACACTAAAATATGTTGAAGAGCTCGTTGCAGAGACCGGCCACGATTGCTTTCCAGTTGTTGATGAACAGATGAACGTACTGGGGATAGTGGGAATAAAGGACTTCCTGAACCTGTCTCATAGAATAAAAGCACTACCGATAGAGAGGTTTTTGCGCAAAGAGTATGGCGTCGGATATTTGAACGAAACAGCCCAGGATGCATTTGAAAAACTTATGAAGCATGACCAAAACCTCCTTCCGATTATTGAAAGCCCCGAAAACAAAAGGCTTATTGGTGTTGTAACAAAGAGGGACATCTACAAAGCATACTATCGGGCATTAAAAGAAATGTATATAGAGGAATAA